GGCGTCTACCTGTGGCACTACCCGGTTGTGCGCTATCTGCGCGCCGAGTTCTCCTGGCCCGTGGTCGTCGTTCTGAGCCTGGTCATTTCGGTGGCCTTGTCCGCCCTCTCCTTCTACACGATCGAACGCTGGGCTCTGCGCATTCGTGATGGCAAACATGATGGCAAGCGCGCGCCGAAGGCCATCCCAGCGCGCCAAGGTCGCATCGAGCCATGGCTGCAAGGTGGCGGTCACGGATCGGCAGCCAAACTGGTCATGTCGGCGCGCGGCCATGACGACTGAGTTTTCCCCAGTGCACGGAGCCGCCGACAAGCATTTGTCGGCTATCTGAAACACCCCGGACTGCACATGACGGCCACAGTGCCGCTACACTGCGCACTGCGCTTGGCGATCCCGGGGTCACCAAGCGCTTTTTCTTCGCTTTTTTTCGGGAAACGCAGGCTTTTTCGCTCACCCCAACACCATGTCCGCTGTCTTCAATTTCACTTTCGTCCCTTGGTTCCGGTCCGTGGCTCCCTATATCCACAAGTTCCGACACCAGACCTTTGTGGTTGGCATCACCGGCGAGGCGATTGCGGCTGGCAAGCTGCAGGGCATCGTTCAGGATCTGGCGCTGATCCAGGCCATGGGCGTCAAGCTGGTGCTGGTGCACGGCTTCCGCCCTCAGGTGAACGAGCAACTGCGTGCCAAGGGCCACGAGCCACAGTATTCGCACGGTATCCGCATCACCGACGAGGTGGCGCTCGACTCCGCGCAAGAGGCCGCCGGTCAACTGCGATACGAGATCGAAGCCGCGTTCAGTCAAGGCTTGCCCAACACGCCGATGGCCGATGCGCGCGTGCGCGTCATCTCGGGCAACTTCCTCACCGCGCGCCCGGTCGGCATCGTGGATGGCGTGAATTTCAAGCACTCGGGTCTGGTGCGCAAGGTGGACGTCGAAGGCATCAAGCGCACGCTCGACTCCGAGGCCATGGTGCTGATCTCCCCGTTCGGCTTCTCTCCTACCGGCGAGGCGTTCAACCTCACCATGGAAGAAGTCGCCACGCGCGTGGCCATCGAGCTGCATGCTGACAAGCTGCTGTTCCTCACCGAAGTGCCCGGCATCCGCGTCAAGCCGCTGGAGCCCGACAGCGACGACAACCCCATCGACACCGAGCTGCCACTGGCCGCCGCGCGCCTGCTGCTGGCACAGTTGCCACCACCGCAAACGCCGTCCGACGTGGGCTTCTACCTGCAACATTGCGTGCGCGCCTGCGAGCACGGTGTCGAGCGCAGCCACATCCTGCCGTTCTCGGTGGATGGCGCGCTGCTGCTTGAAATCTACGTGCACGATGGCATCGGCACCATGATCATCGACGAGAAGCTCGAGGAGCTGCGCGAGGCCACGATTGATGACGTGGGCGGCATCATCCAGTTGATCGAGCCTTTCGAGAAAGACGGCACGCTGGTCAAGCGCGACCGCACCGAGATCGAACGCGACATCACGAGCTACACCGTGATCGAACACGATGGCGTGATCTTCGGCTGCGCAGCCTTCTATCCGTATCCGGAAGCCAGCACGGCAGAGATGGCGGCGGTCACCGTGTCGCCCATGAGCCAAGGCACAGGCGATGGCGAAAAGCTGCTCAAGCGCATCGAGCAACGCGCTCGCGCCATGGGACTGAAGACGCTGTTCGTGCTGACCACGCGCACCATGCACTGGTTCATCAAACGCGGCTTCCAGCCGGTCGATCCGGATTGGCTGCCCGAAGCGCGCAAGAAAAAATACAACTGGGATCGCAAGAGCCAGGTGCTGGTCAAGTACCTGTGATCCGCAAGTGACCGGCGCGCAGTGCCTGCGCTGCGCATCGATCACAGCATCAAGTCCGCATCACTTCTGCACCATTTCGGGATGGCTGGCAGCCAGCGCTTCCCAAGCTTTGCGCTGTTGATTCAACAGATGCATCATTCCTTGCGTCGTGCTGCTGCCTGACCGAGCACCCATGTCGGCAAGCCGGGCCGCGAATTCGGGCATATCCACGACCTTTCGCACCGCTTTGTTCAAGCGATCAAGGCGCTCTTCCGGCACACCATCGGGCACCTGCAGGCCATACCAGATCGTCATCACAAAGTTCACGCCGCCCTCGGCAAACGTCGGCACGTCAGGCAACGTCGGCTTCAAGCGCTTGGCCGACGAAATGCCCAGTGCACGCAGCTTGCCTGACTGGATCAAGGGCAGCAGCACAGGCACCAGCGCGAATGCTGAATCCACCTGTTTGGACATCGCATCCGTTGCCGCCTGCGCGCCGCCCTTGTAGGGCACGTGCAAGACATCCACACTCGCTGCAAGCTTGAATCGCTCCACGAAATTGTCGAGCTGCGCACTGGCTACGGTGTATTTGCCGGGTTCGATGCGTGCGGCATCCACAAACTCACGGGACGTGCGAAAAGGCGCATCCGGATTGGTCGCGAGGACGAACGGCACTTCGGCCACCGTGCTCAGCGGCACCAGTTCCTCGCGCCAATCGAACGATGGCTTCGGGCCGAAGATGCTGTTGACGATGAGCGACGTGCCGCCAAAGAGCAGTGTGTAGCCATCAGGCCGGGATTTGACGACATACTCGGAGCCGATGTTGGTGGCAGCGCCTGGCCGGTTGTCGACGATGACCGGCTCCCCCAGTTCCCTGGTCATGCCTTCGGCCAGCAGGCGCGCAATGTTGTCGGTGCTGCCTCCGGGCGGAAACGGCACTACCAAGCGCACGGTCTGCCCCGAATTGTCATCGCCCGCCAGCACAGCTGGCCCCGCCCCCAGCGAGCCCAGCAGCGCGCAAGTCAGTAGAAGTCTGCGTTGTAAACGTGTTCGCCAATGCATTTCCCGGATCCCTCTCTTGGTTATCATCAATTTTTGTAAATTTGACACGTAAAAAGTGCACGTTTTCAGAAAAGTCGCAAGATAATATTATTTAACTATGCACACAAAAGAACAAATTGACGAATTGCGGCTCAAACGCCGCTATGGGATTGGACGCATGCTCCTGCTGGCACGAAAGGATTTCGTCGCCAGATTGCATGCAGCCATGGGAGACCAACTCAAGGACCTGCCTCCAGCTGCGGGAGGCATGCTGCCCTACATCGACCTCGAGGGTACGCGAGGTACGGAACTGGCCAGGCGCATGGGCGTCAGCAAGCAGGCGGCCGGCAAGGCAGTGAGAGATCTGGAGCAATCCGGTCTGGTCACGCGCGTGCAGGACCTCTCCGATGCGCGCGCATTCAAGGTTCAGTTCTCCTCCAAGGGACTGGAATACATGATGCGTCTGCACGAAGCCATCGACGGAATCGAGGCCGATTACGCCAAGCTGCTCGGAGCCGAAAAGGCCCAGACGCTGCGTGAAGCGCTGTGCGAAGTGTCGTACCGCAGCCCGCTTCCCGACACCATTTCCCGCTGATTTGCAAGGCTGCCCAGCAGCCATCTGAGCATCCGAACTTCACCGCGTGCACCATCTGGTACACGCGGTTTTTTGGCTTGTCCGAAGCATATTCACGATACCAGTCAAATGCAGGTAAATGTCACACGAGCACGCACTCATCGTTCATTCACTCAGATAATTCCTATCACGCATTGCAACAAAACACATTAGAGACAATTGTTTACATCATAGGGATTACCCTTTGATTCAAAAATTATCTGATCCACATCAAAAGATTTGAATTCCAAGTAAAAACCTCCTAAAGCAGTCGGTCATACAAGGAGGAATCAA
This genomic stretch from Diaphorobacter sp. HDW4B harbors:
- the argA gene encoding amino-acid N-acetyltransferase, producing MSAVFNFTFVPWFRSVAPYIHKFRHQTFVVGITGEAIAAGKLQGIVQDLALIQAMGVKLVLVHGFRPQVNEQLRAKGHEPQYSHGIRITDEVALDSAQEAAGQLRYEIEAAFSQGLPNTPMADARVRVISGNFLTARPVGIVDGVNFKHSGLVRKVDVEGIKRTLDSEAMVLISPFGFSPTGEAFNLTMEEVATRVAIELHADKLLFLTEVPGIRVKPLEPDSDDNPIDTELPLAAARLLLAQLPPPQTPSDVGFYLQHCVRACEHGVERSHILPFSVDGALLLEIYVHDGIGTMIIDEKLEELREATIDDVGGIIQLIEPFEKDGTLVKRDRTEIERDITSYTVIEHDGVIFGCAAFYPYPEASTAEMAAVTVSPMSQGTGDGEKLLKRIEQRARAMGLKTLFVLTTRTMHWFIKRGFQPVDPDWLPEARKKKYNWDRKSQVLVKYL
- a CDS encoding MarR family winged helix-turn-helix transcriptional regulator, whose protein sequence is MGDQLKDLPPAAGGMLPYIDLEGTRGTELARRMGVSKQAAGKAVRDLEQSGLVTRVQDLSDARAFKVQFSSKGLEYMMRLHEAIDGIEADYAKLLGAEKAQTLREALCEVSYRSPLPDTISR
- a CDS encoding tripartite tricarboxylate transporter substrate binding protein, whose amino-acid sequence is MHWRTRLQRRLLLTCALLGSLGAGPAVLAGDDNSGQTVRLVVPFPPGGSTDNIARLLAEGMTRELGEPVIVDNRPGAATNIGSEYVVKSRPDGYTLLFGGTSLIVNSIFGPKPSFDWREELVPLSTVAEVPFVLATNPDAPFRTSREFVDAARIEPGKYTVASAQLDNFVERFKLAASVDVLHVPYKGGAQAATDAMSKQVDSAFALVPVLLPLIQSGKLRALGISSAKRLKPTLPDVPTFAEGGVNFVMTIWYGLQVPDGVPEERLDRLNKAVRKVVDMPEFAARLADMGARSGSSTTQGMMHLLNQQRKAWEALAASHPEMVQK